The following are encoded together in the Kribbella sp. CA-293567 genome:
- a CDS encoding DUF3710 domain-containing protein yields the protein MIFRRKGKNDEAESTGGFFGDDEVADVAADEAAGESGTPAGRTGGPFDSTEVDASTLEAEDRIDLGALVITGMPGMELRLQVDEATNEVQAVLLVLEDSALELRAFAAPKTSGIWSEVRREIASEATRMGGTASETEGPFGTELVLVVPVEDPEGQIFSQTSRVIGVDGPRWLLRATVLGRAAVEPDAAPPMEESLRNVVVVRGTEPMAPRESLALRLPAGAQAAPEEEA from the coding sequence GTGATCTTCCGTCGCAAGGGCAAGAACGACGAGGCCGAGTCGACCGGTGGTTTCTTCGGTGACGACGAGGTCGCTGACGTGGCTGCCGACGAGGCGGCCGGCGAGTCCGGTACGCCGGCCGGTCGCACCGGCGGGCCGTTCGACTCCACCGAGGTGGACGCCTCGACGCTGGAGGCCGAGGACCGGATCGACCTCGGCGCGCTGGTGATCACCGGAATGCCCGGGATGGAGCTGCGGCTGCAGGTCGACGAGGCCACCAACGAGGTGCAGGCGGTGCTGCTGGTGCTGGAGGACTCGGCCCTCGAGCTGCGCGCGTTCGCCGCGCCCAAGACGAGCGGCATCTGGTCCGAGGTGCGCCGCGAGATCGCCTCCGAGGCGACCCGGATGGGTGGCACCGCGTCGGAGACCGAGGGCCCGTTCGGAACCGAGCTCGTGCTGGTCGTACCGGTCGAGGACCCCGAGGGACAGATCTTCAGCCAGACCTCCCGGGTGATCGGCGTCGACGGTCCGCGCTGGCTGCTGCGGGCCACCGTGCTGGGGCGCGCCGCGGTCGAGCCGGACGCCGCGCCGCCGATGGAGGAGTCGCTGCGCAACGTGGTCGTCGTCCGCGGTACCGAGCCGATGGCCCCGCGCGAGTCGCTGGCCCTGCGCCTGCCGGCCGGAGCCCAGGCCGCCCCCGAGGAAGAGGCCTGA
- a CDS encoding DUF3093 domain-containing protein — protein sequence MEQYRERLSVPVSWWAIAAAAVATLYLITAVPAGTGVGLVIAGIAAVVLATLFIRYGGAVVAVDSEKLRAGRAAIEREYLGKAQPLSGDDARNAFGRDCDPAAYLVLRSYVRGAVRVEITDPQDPAPYWLIATRNPDRLAAALAAGSVARS from the coding sequence GTGGAGCAATATCGGGAACGGCTGAGCGTGCCAGTGAGTTGGTGGGCCATCGCGGCCGCCGCAGTGGCCACCCTGTACCTCATCACCGCCGTCCCTGCTGGCACCGGCGTTGGCCTGGTGATCGCGGGGATCGCCGCGGTCGTGCTGGCCACCCTGTTCATCCGGTACGGCGGTGCGGTGGTTGCTGTCGACTCCGAGAAGCTGCGGGCCGGCCGGGCCGCCATCGAGCGGGAGTACCTCGGCAAGGCCCAGCCGTTGTCCGGTGACGACGCACGCAACGCTTTCGGCCGCGACTGCGACCCGGCGGCCTACCTGGTGCTCCGCAGCTACGTGCGCGGCGCAGTACGGGTGGAGATCACCGATCCGCAGGACCCGGCGCCGTACTGGCTGATCGCCACGCGGAACCCGGACCGCCTGGCAGCAGCTCTGGCCGCCGGCAGCGTGGCAAGATCCTGA
- a CDS encoding ferrochelatase encodes MPVEPTPDPVPYDAVLLLSFGGPEKPADVLPFLQNVTRGRGIPDERLKEVGEHYYSFGGRSPINDQNRELLQVLRTSFDEVGLALPLYWGNRNWDPYLTDTLRQMTADGVRRAVVIVTSAYPSYSGCRQYRENLADATAAVEGAPVLDKLRHYANHPGFVGSFVESTAEALSKLPEGTAIAYVTHSIPTKMNETSGPDGNGYVSWHLDVAAEITAELERRTGVERRTDLVYCSRSGPPQVPWLEPDVNDHLEELAASGVPGVAVVPIGFVSDHMEVIYDLDTEAAATAEKLHLPMARAATPGTDERFVTMLRDLVIERAAAERGEQPSRPCLGALGPGWDNCRPDCCPALRRPGASTTHEPAAPAAKESA; translated from the coding sequence TCTCCTTCGGTGGTCCCGAGAAGCCCGCGGACGTGCTGCCCTTCCTGCAGAACGTCACCCGCGGCCGCGGCATCCCCGACGAGCGGCTGAAGGAAGTCGGCGAGCACTACTACTCGTTCGGCGGCCGCAGCCCGATCAACGACCAGAACCGGGAGCTGCTGCAGGTGCTCCGGACCTCCTTCGACGAGGTCGGCCTCGCCCTGCCGCTCTACTGGGGCAACCGCAACTGGGACCCGTACCTGACCGACACCCTGCGGCAGATGACGGCCGACGGCGTACGGCGTGCTGTGGTGATCGTCACGTCCGCCTACCCGTCGTACTCCGGCTGCCGGCAGTACCGGGAGAACCTGGCCGACGCGACTGCCGCGGTCGAGGGGGCGCCCGTGCTCGACAAGCTGCGGCACTACGCGAACCACCCCGGCTTTGTCGGCTCGTTCGTCGAGTCGACTGCCGAGGCGCTGAGCAAGCTGCCCGAGGGCACCGCGATCGCCTATGTGACGCATTCCATTCCGACCAAGATGAACGAGACCAGCGGTCCGGACGGCAACGGGTACGTCAGCTGGCACCTGGATGTGGCCGCCGAGATCACCGCGGAGCTGGAGCGGCGTACTGGGGTCGAGCGCAGGACGGACCTGGTCTACTGCTCGCGCTCCGGCCCGCCCCAGGTGCCGTGGCTCGAGCCGGACGTCAACGACCACTTGGAGGAGCTGGCAGCCTCCGGTGTGCCCGGCGTCGCCGTAGTACCGATCGGGTTCGTCAGTGACCACATGGAGGTCATCTACGACCTCGACACCGAGGCCGCCGCGACTGCCGAGAAGCTGCACCTGCCGATGGCCCGCGCGGCCACTCCTGGCACCGACGAGCGGTTCGTCACGATGCTGCGCGACCTGGTGATCGAGCGGGCTGCTGCCGAGCGTGGCGAGCAGCCGTCGCGCCCCTGTCTCGGTGCGCTCGGCCCGGGCTGGGACAACTGCCGCCCCGACTGCTGTCCCGCTCTCCGCCGCCCCGGAGCATCCACGACCCACGAACCCGCCGCACCGGCAGCGAAGGAATCTGCATGA
- a CDS encoding OB-fold nucleic acid binding domain-containing protein, whose protein sequence is MGSDKSGGLWKRALRGLAGDRDEQDAEVLQDYAHGCGARSITGCQDREMVTLYGTLRTITFSPRGGVPALEGELYDGTGAVKLVWLGRRKIAGIHPGSELIASGRIGVVDGDRVMFNPKYELRPTAAHG, encoded by the coding sequence ATGGGTAGTGATAAGTCCGGGGGGTTGTGGAAGCGCGCCCTCCGGGGCTTGGCCGGCGACCGCGACGAGCAGGACGCCGAAGTGCTTCAGGACTACGCGCACGGCTGTGGCGCCCGGTCCATCACCGGTTGTCAGGACCGGGAGATGGTGACGCTGTACGGCACGCTGCGCACGATCACTTTCAGCCCGCGCGGCGGCGTACCGGCGCTGGAAGGTGAGCTGTACGACGGCACCGGCGCGGTCAAGCTGGTCTGGCTGGGACGGCGCAAGATCGCCGGCATCCACCCGGGCTCGGAGCTGATCGCCTCCGGGCGGATCGGGGTCGTGGACGGTGACCGGGTGATGTTCAACCCGAAGTACGAGCTCCGTCCGACGGCCGCGCATGGCTGA
- a CDS encoding DUF3159 domain-containing protein, whose protein sequence is MAEPRGTGRDTHRDQLDEDLNEKLVEILKPEFEAAGTVPPHTAEDASGRTTDAGPADERSAEDAPAKPSSTTDKDFFRALGGWGALLDIGLPWIAFMIVYAASDHDLKLALIVAVACGGAVALLRLLRKQPLRNVIGGFIGVAFSAWVAARSGKAENVYLPGMILSGVYLGIYGLSIVLRWPLFGAIYGLITQTGGEWRRDPDMFRGFNRATLVFAGLFAVRLVIQIPLYLTSQLNALGIAKIGLGLPLYALALWLAYSVLRGSLPDDKWDDARDHITGLLRGGKK, encoded by the coding sequence ATGGCTGAGCCGCGGGGTACCGGCCGCGACACCCACCGCGACCAGCTGGACGAGGACCTGAACGAGAAGCTGGTCGAGATTCTGAAACCCGAGTTCGAAGCGGCCGGCACGGTGCCGCCGCACACCGCCGAGGACGCCTCGGGCCGGACCACCGATGCCGGACCTGCCGACGAGCGCTCCGCCGAGGACGCTCCGGCCAAGCCGTCGTCGACCACCGACAAGGACTTCTTCCGCGCTCTCGGCGGCTGGGGTGCGCTGCTCGACATCGGTCTGCCGTGGATCGCGTTCATGATCGTCTACGCGGCCTCCGACCACGATCTGAAGCTCGCGTTGATCGTCGCGGTCGCCTGCGGTGGCGCGGTCGCGCTGCTCCGCCTGCTGCGCAAGCAGCCGCTGCGCAACGTGATCGGCGGCTTCATCGGCGTCGCCTTCTCCGCCTGGGTCGCGGCCCGCAGCGGCAAGGCGGAGAACGTCTACCTGCCCGGCATGATCCTCAGCGGCGTCTACCTGGGCATCTACGGTCTGTCGATCGTGCTTCGCTGGCCGCTGTTCGGCGCGATCTACGGTCTGATCACCCAGACCGGTGGCGAATGGCGCCGTGACCCGGACATGTTCCGTGGCTTCAACCGGGCCACGCTGGTCTTCGCCGGCCTGTTCGCGGTCCGGCTGGTGATCCAGATCCCGCTCTACCTGACCAGCCAGCTGAACGCTCTCGGCATCGCCAAGATCGGCCTCGGCCTCCCGCTCTATGCCCTGGCGCTCTGGCTCGCGTACTCCGTGCTGCGCGGCTCGCTGCCCGACGACAAGTGGGACGACGCCCGCGACCACATCACCGGCCTGCTCCGCGGCGGCAAGAAGTAG
- a CDS encoding inositol monophosphatase family protein, whose product MSSENPQDLLKLAVEVAAEAAQLIVERRRGTITVADTKSTTTDIVTAVDRESEELIRARVLAARPDDSFLGEEGDDVNGSSGVRWVVDPIDGTVNYLYDIPTYAVSIAVEYDGRTVAGVVVDAPKGEMFTATLGGGAFLDGRPIRVSECADLSKALVGTGFGYDPVRREVQAEVLASLIAKVRDVRRIGVGAIDLCYVACGRLDAVYERGLNPWDYGAGALIAAEAGAQVGGLDGAPVSPEMSIAATPAVFGPLHDALVAANPLRS is encoded by the coding sequence ATGAGCTCCGAGAACCCCCAGGACCTGCTGAAGCTGGCAGTCGAGGTCGCTGCCGAGGCAGCTCAGCTGATCGTCGAGCGTCGCCGGGGGACGATCACGGTGGCCGACACGAAGAGCACGACGACGGACATCGTCACCGCCGTCGACCGGGAGTCGGAGGAGCTCATCCGGGCCAGAGTGCTGGCCGCCCGGCCGGACGACTCGTTCCTGGGGGAGGAGGGCGACGACGTCAACGGTTCCAGCGGGGTCCGCTGGGTCGTCGACCCGATCGACGGCACGGTCAACTACCTGTACGACATCCCGACGTACGCGGTCTCGATCGCTGTCGAGTACGACGGCCGCACGGTGGCCGGCGTGGTCGTGGACGCCCCCAAGGGCGAGATGTTCACCGCCACCCTGGGCGGCGGCGCGTTCCTGGACGGCCGGCCGATCCGGGTGTCGGAGTGTGCCGACCTGAGCAAGGCCCTGGTCGGTACGGGCTTCGGCTACGACCCGGTACGCCGTGAGGTGCAGGCTGAGGTGCTCGCGTCGTTGATCGCCAAGGTCCGCGACGTCCGCCGGATCGGTGTCGGCGCGATCGACTTGTGCTACGTGGCCTGCGGCCGCCTGGACGCCGTCTACGAGCGTGGGCTGAACCCGTGGGACTACGGCGCGGGCGCCCTCATCGCGGCGGAGGCGGGGGCGCAGGTCGGCGGCCTCGACGGAGCGCCGGTGTCGCCGGAGATGTCGATCGCGGCGACGCCCGCGGTGTTCGGTCCGCTGCACGACGCGCTGGTGGCAGCCAATCCGCTCAGATCCTGA
- the dut gene encoding dUTP diphosphatase produces the protein MTEVLIQRLDEDLPVPAYAHPGDAGADLLATSDITLKPGERGLVGTGIAIALQDGYAAFVHPRSGLAAKHGVTLVNAPGTVDAGYRGEIKVCLINLDPTEEITLRRGDRIAQLIVQRVEKARFVEVAKLPGSDRGTGGHGSTGGFGGVTR, from the coding sequence ATGACTGAGGTACTGATCCAGCGGCTCGACGAGGACCTGCCCGTACCGGCGTACGCGCATCCCGGGGACGCCGGCGCCGATCTGCTCGCGACCAGCGACATCACCTTGAAGCCCGGCGAGCGAGGGCTGGTCGGCACCGGGATCGCGATCGCGCTGCAGGACGGGTACGCCGCGTTCGTGCACCCGCGGTCGGGGCTGGCCGCCAAGCACGGGGTGACGCTCGTCAACGCGCCCGGAACCGTGGACGCGGGCTACCGTGGCGAGATCAAGGTGTGCCTGATCAACCTGGACCCCACCGAGGAGATCACGCTGCGGCGGGGTGACCGGATCGCGCAGTTGATCGTGCAGCGCGTCGAGAAGGCCCGGTTCGTGGAGGTCGCGAAGCTGCCCGGTTCGGATCGGGGTACCGGCGGGCACGGCTCGACCGGCGGCTTCGGTGGTGTGACACGCTGA
- a CDS encoding DUF4235 domain-containing protein, whose amino-acid sequence MVGAKIGWKLVLMAFTVVVSLVANKAVTTAWKIGSGGKPPKGNQAGYIEIVTWAVASGASAAAAKRFAEDRAAKYWLKSTGSLPPGYEDKLTS is encoded by the coding sequence GTGGTCGGAGCCAAGATCGGTTGGAAGCTCGTGCTGATGGCGTTCACCGTGGTGGTGTCGCTGGTCGCGAACAAGGCGGTGACGACGGCCTGGAAGATCGGGTCCGGCGGGAAGCCACCGAAGGGCAACCAGGCCGGCTACATCGAGATCGTCACCTGGGCGGTCGCCAGTGGCGCGTCGGCGGCGGCCGCCAAGCGGTTCGCCGAGGACCGCGCGGCGAAGTACTGGCTCAAGTCGACCGGCAGCCTGCCGCCCGGCTACGAGGACAAGCTGACCTCCTGA
- a CDS encoding DUF4193 domain-containing protein, translated as MATDYDAPRKTDEDSSEESIEELKTRRHDKNSGKVDEDEAEAAESFELPGADLSHEELAVRVLPRQADEFTCSSCFLVHHRSQLANSKNGQLICRDCAA; from the coding sequence ATGGCGACTGATTACGACGCCCCGCGCAAGACGGACGAGGACTCCAGCGAAGAGTCGATCGAGGAACTGAAGACTCGCCGTCACGACAAGAACTCCGGCAAGGTCGACGAGGACGAGGCCGAAGCCGCCGAGAGCTTCGAGCTGCCCGGCGCCGACCTGAGCCACGAAGAGCTGGCAGTGCGGGTCCTCCCGCGCCAGGCCGACGAGTTCACCTGTTCGAGCTGCTTCCTGGTTCACCACCGCAGCCAGCTCGCGAACAGCAAGAACGGACAGCTGATCTGCCGCGACTGCGCTGCCTAA